One window of the Granulicella arctica genome contains the following:
- a CDS encoding NACHT domain-containing protein: MIELSRTGLLKGLEAAAAEASLLVLGDPGAGKTWLLQNFVERRANDGDAVVFLYADDYAATSIKELEESLEISNLVDALRSYPGKQRYLVIDSLDSLRVEQTQRVFRDLIRLVHRELPDWRIVASMRTFDARQSTEFHSLFPARMPIGFESASIPARNLLVPALSNEELDDAIRQDPRLKFVFDGASEDLQAVLRNPFNLWLVLHLLDEKVEIDWLSKVQSEVQLLDRYWLHRLENKGDSQARKALLTSLTEAMVDSKILSVSSHHIATVVKPSDSVMRGLQSDDLLRRSITGRIAFTHNILFDFAVAKLLLDEQRLLPFLEADPIRSIFFRPSCTYLLASVWFYDRALFWKTITPLLTVGESLAIRIPVIPARVIQDLANDSSDLEPMFKLGKDERITAILFLLRALQARNGLGSHKHRLWIWFLARVTDELYLRFVNETIALLEIASRTTERKADQVVVAASALKLLRWIWIEADGDMSPSNAYSLTSLAAGRVLPLIANHYALIPISARAAFSEILDRVGKPTASSNETYCLTTNINNVIAYDPAFAVEIYQRVFSYEETSQDTTPMGGSGPVMSFTSTRAQDYSMSYYILDQKYPRLLERDLVLAAKAAALAITAEVTREEGETIQKLGLYKTSFTYLGVQVTFESDRSEIWDQSHRTSHALQLLSRFLNNVRDMLPAEELTRNQVEDALRALARESKYAVVWKHLLHFGWVHDDILPFCVELLQTPIILAALETTVEAGNAIKKVFASEKYDTAARQAIETAVLAIPQSELSGIYKDATVIRNRLLGCIPEELLGPEARSIVEMARAAEGIPENRPMFSIGSVRTGSFSNEDWLRDQGVKPEEPDNQRLLEHARRLSNFEGEFMNTVPPLERCYEVEENLRELLNEIQNPASADERVLAQAVTASAAVAKAIVRNESLPKDSSLTVLCRIALERAAEHSFPVPPDDADATFDSVWGPTPKIEAAQGLMDFAWGQGLDATLRRLLAKLATDKSPAVRYQIAARAANFHARDRDFYWKFVDGRLEAEKSPAVFSALIRSVVFPNVALSEPDRVVGRLANALHQCLPNKKSKDIIRDSVDCLTQLYVYLDNTKAHLVLDSYLSEPKQSEAELNQMAFSSAYFLLQGLPGGTSVDSAIRRRARATILDVLMATDRAILEIVDALQTLGSGEKEGLQNTLQSLLHVIDTVGFRLYLNLDISPDLRREDTKLLSDDTRSMLFDEVLPLYSSLCEQSRPKRRRPIAATTTHHIVQTFSLVVAYHPEVVLDLTASLLTGITLGYEFDSMAIGEVVKLTEIVLADHKDILSKAKNAANLGTILDVFLSAGWPEATRLVMRLENAVR, translated from the coding sequence TTGATCGAACTCTCGCGAACAGGTTTGCTTAAGGGGTTGGAAGCTGCTGCCGCAGAGGCGTCCTTGTTGGTGCTGGGTGATCCCGGCGCGGGCAAGACCTGGCTGCTACAAAATTTTGTCGAACGACGCGCCAACGATGGCGACGCGGTGGTGTTCTTGTATGCGGATGACTACGCGGCAACCAGCATCAAGGAATTGGAAGAGAGCCTTGAGATCTCAAACCTGGTGGATGCGTTACGATCCTATCCGGGAAAACAGCGTTACCTTGTCATAGACTCTCTGGATTCTCTGCGGGTTGAACAAACACAAAGAGTTTTCCGGGATCTCATCCGACTCGTGCATCGAGAGCTTCCCGATTGGCGGATTGTAGCGAGCATGCGGACCTTCGATGCGCGGCAATCGACAGAATTTCACTCGCTCTTTCCAGCTCGTATGCCGATAGGATTCGAGAGTGCATCCATTCCTGCCAGAAATCTTCTTGTACCGGCTTTATCTAACGAAGAGCTGGACGATGCGATCCGTCAAGACCCGCGGCTCAAGTTTGTGTTTGACGGTGCCTCCGAAGATCTACAGGCGGTCCTCCGCAACCCATTCAACCTCTGGCTCGTGCTTCATTTGCTCGATGAAAAGGTTGAGATTGATTGGCTTTCCAAGGTTCAGTCGGAGGTCCAACTCCTTGACAGATACTGGCTGCATCGTCTTGAGAACAAAGGAGACTCACAGGCACGAAAGGCACTGTTGACGAGCTTGACTGAGGCAATGGTCGATTCAAAGATCCTCTCAGTTTCCTCCCACCATATTGCTACGGTGGTCAAACCGAGCGACTCTGTCATGCGTGGGCTGCAGAGCGACGATTTGTTACGACGGAGCATCACGGGACGTATTGCTTTTACGCACAACATTCTCTTCGACTTCGCCGTCGCGAAGTTATTGCTGGATGAGCAAAGGCTTCTGCCTTTCTTGGAGGCAGATCCGATTCGGAGCATCTTCTTCCGCCCGAGCTGCACGTACCTCTTGGCTTCGGTATGGTTTTACGATCGGGCGCTCTTCTGGAAGACGATCACTCCCTTGCTGACCGTGGGAGAGTCGCTTGCCATCCGCATTCCCGTTATTCCGGCACGCGTGATTCAAGACCTGGCGAATGACAGCTCCGATTTAGAGCCAATGTTCAAGCTCGGCAAGGATGAGAGGATTACGGCGATCCTATTCCTTCTGCGTGCTCTCCAGGCGCGCAACGGCCTTGGCTCCCACAAACATCGCTTATGGATCTGGTTCTTGGCCAGAGTTACCGATGAACTCTACCTACGGTTCGTAAATGAAACGATTGCACTCTTGGAGATCGCATCGCGAACCACAGAGCGCAAGGCAGACCAGGTCGTTGTCGCGGCGTCGGCTCTAAAGCTTCTCAGATGGATATGGATTGAGGCCGACGGGGACATGTCCCCGTCAAATGCCTACAGCTTGACTAGCCTCGCCGCAGGAAGAGTTCTTCCGCTCATCGCGAATCACTATGCCCTCATACCGATCTCTGCGAGAGCGGCTTTTTCTGAAATTCTCGACCGCGTTGGCAAACCTACAGCTTCGTCCAATGAGACCTACTGCCTCACAACCAACATCAATAACGTGATCGCCTACGATCCCGCTTTCGCTGTCGAGATATATCAGAGGGTCTTCTCCTATGAGGAAACATCACAGGACACTACCCCCATGGGTGGCAGTGGTCCGGTTATGTCTTTCACCTCGACGAGAGCGCAAGATTACTCGATGTCGTACTACATCCTTGATCAAAAGTATCCGCGCCTCCTCGAGAGAGACTTGGTATTGGCGGCTAAAGCCGCGGCTTTGGCGATCACCGCAGAGGTCACTCGTGAAGAGGGAGAGACGATCCAGAAACTGGGACTCTACAAGACCTCCTTTACGTATTTGGGCGTCCAGGTGACCTTCGAATCGGACCGCAGCGAAATCTGGGACCAATCTCACCGGACGAGCCACGCGCTTCAATTGTTGAGCCGTTTTCTAAACAATGTTCGAGATATGCTCCCCGCGGAAGAGCTGACTCGGAATCAAGTAGAGGACGCGTTAAGGGCACTGGCAAGGGAGAGCAAGTATGCAGTCGTTTGGAAACACCTGCTCCACTTCGGATGGGTTCACGACGACATCCTGCCATTCTGTGTCGAACTCCTGCAAACACCTATCATCCTTGCCGCACTCGAAACGACGGTGGAAGCAGGAAACGCCATCAAGAAGGTATTCGCATCAGAAAAATACGATACCGCGGCACGCCAAGCAATTGAGACCGCGGTCCTGGCGATCCCTCAGAGCGAGCTATCCGGGATCTACAAAGATGCGACGGTGATCCGAAACCGCCTCCTCGGCTGCATTCCGGAGGAACTGCTCGGCCCGGAGGCGCGCAGCATCGTCGAGATGGCTCGTGCCGCCGAAGGCATTCCGGAAAACCGCCCAATGTTTTCAATTGGCTCCGTCCGCACTGGCTCGTTCAGCAACGAGGACTGGCTGCGCGATCAAGGCGTAAAGCCGGAGGAACCTGATAACCAGAGACTTCTGGAACACGCCCGTCGGCTGAGCAACTTTGAGGGCGAGTTCATGAACACTGTCCCCCCGCTTGAGCGTTGCTATGAGGTCGAAGAGAATCTCCGTGAATTGCTGAATGAGATCCAAAATCCAGCGAGCGCAGATGAAAGAGTCCTCGCTCAGGCTGTGACTGCCTCGGCCGCCGTGGCGAAGGCCATTGTCAGAAACGAAAGCCTCCCAAAAGACTCCTCGTTGACTGTGCTTTGTCGGATTGCTCTCGAAAGAGCCGCTGAGCATTCCTTTCCGGTTCCTCCGGATGATGCGGACGCTACTTTCGACAGTGTGTGGGGTCCCACTCCGAAGATTGAAGCGGCACAGGGCCTTATGGATTTTGCATGGGGTCAGGGCCTCGATGCGACTCTAAGACGGCTCCTTGCAAAACTCGCTACGGATAAATCCCCCGCAGTGCGATACCAGATCGCAGCCAGAGCAGCCAATTTTCACGCCCGCGATAGGGATTTCTATTGGAAGTTTGTCGATGGACGTCTAGAGGCCGAAAAATCCCCCGCAGTGTTTAGCGCTCTCATTCGAAGTGTTGTCTTCCCGAATGTAGCCCTTTCTGAACCGGATCGAGTAGTAGGACGATTGGCGAATGCGTTGCATCAATGCCTTCCCAATAAAAAGTCTAAAGACATTATCCGGGACTCTGTCGACTGTCTAACGCAACTCTACGTGTACTTGGACAACACAAAGGCCCATTTGGTACTAGACTCGTACCTGAGCGAACCCAAGCAGTCTGAAGCTGAGCTAAATCAGATGGCATTTTCGTCTGCCTACTTCCTCCTGCAGGGACTGCCTGGTGGAACATCCGTTGACTCGGCGATCCGCCGACGTGCGCGAGCAACCATCCTCGATGTCCTCATGGCCACCGATCGTGCGATTTTGGAAATTGTCGATGCGCTGCAAACGCTAGGCTCGGGTGAAAAGGAGGGCTTACAAAACACTCTTCAAAGCCTCCTCCACGTCATTGATACAGTCGGCTTCAGATTGTATCTCAACCTAGATATCAGTCCAGACCTTCGTCGGGAAGACACTAAACTCTTGTCCGACGACACCAGGTCTATGCTCTTTGATGAAGTGCTTCCCTTGTATAGCAGCCTTTGCGAACAGAGTCGTCCTAAGCGGCGCCGACCAATCGCTGCGACGACGACGCACCACATCGTTCAGACATTCAGCCTCGTCGTTGCATATCATCCTGAAGTTGTTCTCGACCTCACGGCGAGCTTGCTCACTGGGATCACTTTGGGCTACGAGTTCGACAGCATGGCGATTGGTGAGGTAGTAAAACTCACCGAAATCGTGCTCGCAGATCACAAAGACATTCTTTCGAAGGCAAAGAATGCGGCGAATCTTGGGACCATTCTTGACGTCTTTCTTTCCGCAGGCTGGCCGGAAGCAACTCGCCTTGTGATGCGTTTGGAGAACGCAGTGAGATAA